The sequence below is a genomic window from Candidatus Schekmanbacteria bacterium.
AAACGCTCTGCTAATTCTCTCGTAAATAATACAACTGCATATTTTGAAGCTGAATAAGCTTTAAATCCTTGAAATCCTTTCTTCATATTTATATCGTCAATATTGATTTTACCCTGCATAAAGGCATTGGATGAAACATTAACAATGCGGGCAGAATGAGATTTCTTTAGTAGAGGCAAAAGAAGATTTGTTAGAAGGAATGGACCAAAATAATTTATGCCCATCGTCAACTCAAATCCATCTGCTGTTTCTTTTCTCTCCATAGTAAATATCCCGGCATTATTAATCAGAACATCGAGGTGATCAAACTTTTTGGAAAAATCATCTGCAAAATGCCTAACAGAATCTAATCGCGATAGGTCAATCTCCATTATTTCGATATCATTGTTGCCAGTATCCCTTTTGATCTCTTCGCATACGGGCAATGCCTCTTCTTTGTTTATGCAAGCCAT
It includes:
- a CDS encoding SDR family oxidoreductase; protein product: MKDKIVLITGADGGIGRETTKGIARKGARIIMACINKEEALPVCEEIKRDTGNNDIEIMEIDLSRLDSVRHFADDFSKKFDHLDVLINNAGIFTMERKETADGFELTMGINYFGPFLLTNLLLPLLKKSHSARIVNVSSNAFMQGKINIDDINMKKGFQGFKAYSASKYAVVLFTRELAERLKGSNVTVNAVHPGHVATNIWTFEKGYMAYVSKILKRFMATPEEGAKTSIYVATSEEVEGISGEYFEKCSIKD